GCGCGGCGCGGGGCACCCTGCCCGCAAGACCTTCCAAGCTCTTAGGATCTACGTGAACGACGAGCTGGGCGCCCTGGAAGCCTTCTTAGAAGCCGCCGCGCGCGTCCTCAAGCCCGGCGGGCGGCTGGCAGTGATCAGCTTTCACTCGCTCGAGGACCGCATCGTCAAACGCTTTCTCAAGGAAGACGCGCGGTTTCAGGTCCTCACGAAAAAACCCATCACGCCCAGCGATGCGGAGCGGGCTACGAACCCCAGGGCCCGCAGCGCCAAGCTGCGCGGGGGGGTGCGGGTATGAAGCGCACGGCCTTGCGCTGGGGGTTCCTGTACGCCCTGGGGCTCATCCTGGTCGCGGTCACGGGGTTCGTAAGCCAGGCGGAGGCGGAACGCCTAGAAGCGCTTCAAGCGCAGCGCCAGGCCCTCGCCGCGCGCTTAAAAGCGCTCGAGGCCGCACGCGCCCAAGCCCTCTCGCCCGCCGTGATCCTGGCCTGGGCTGAAGCCCAAGGGTTCATCCCCATGAGCGTAGGGCGGTGGGAACCGTGAGCACCGTAGGCGTACAACGCGTCTGGGTGGTCATCGCTTCGCTGGCCGGGTGGTTGGGGCTTTTAGCCTGGGGGGTGTTGGGCATCGTTCAGGAGGTCCGCGTCCTTCCGTCCATCTGGCCGCACATCGCCCCGCCGCCCGCCCCGCCCCCCACGCGCGGCGCGATCCGCGCGGCGGACGGCACCCCCCTCGCCATCAGCCTACCCACCGGCGAACGCCTCTACCCCCTCGGCGCCTCGGCCGGGCAGGTGATCGGGTACACCGAACGCTTCCGGGACCGGACGCAGAACCGGGTGGTGTACGGCGCGGGCCTCGAGGGCGTAGAGCGCTTCGCGGAAAACAAGCTCGCCGCCGGCCAGGACGTGTACCTCACGCTGGACCCGGTCGTACAGGCCCTGGCGGAGCGGGCCTTGTGGGCAGGCGTCGCGGCCGCCGAAGCGGAATGGGGTAGCGTCGTAGTGATGGAAACCCAAACCGGGCGGTTGCTGGCGGTCGCGAACGCGCCCGCGTTCGACCCCGCCACGAAACGGGGACAACCGGGGAACGACCCGCGGCTTTTGAACTACGCCTTCCGGTACTTGATCGAGCCGGGCTCCACGCTCAAGGTCATCACCGCAGCCGCGTTGCTCGAGGAAGGAAAAGCCACCCTCGAGACCCGGGTCGAGGCCCCCATGCAGCGCAAGGTGGCGGACGCCGTGATCCGCGACGTGGTGCGCCACCCCGAAACGCTGACGCTGGCTGAGGTGCTGGCCTACTCCTCGAACGTAGGGATCAGTACACTAGCGGAGGCCCTCGAGCCCGAGACGCTCTACCGGTATTTTGAGCGGCTGCACCTCACGGACCCTGACCTGCTCACGCCCCTCTACGTCGAACGCCCTCTAGTGAACGGGCCGGAGTCCTGGGGGCCGGTGGAGTTCGCGAACGCCACCTTCGGTCAGGGGCTTGCGATCACGCCACTGCACCTGGCGGCGGCGTTCAACGCGATCGCGAACGACGGGGTGTTCGTGCGCCCCAGCCTGTTCGAGCCCGCGGGCGCGCCGCAAACGGCTCGAGTCTTCCAGCCGGAGGTGGCCCGTGCCTTGCGGGAGGTGTTGAGCGCCTACAACGCGCCGCTCGCA
This region of Marinithermus hydrothermalis DSM 14884 genomic DNA includes:
- a CDS encoding peptidoglycan D,D-transpeptidase FtsI family protein; the encoded protein is MSTVGVQRVWVVIASLAGWLGLLAWGVLGIVQEVRVLPSIWPHIAPPPAPPPTRGAIRAADGTPLAISLPTGERLYPLGASAGQVIGYTERFRDRTQNRVVYGAGLEGVERFAENKLAAGQDVYLTLDPVVQALAERALWAGVAAAEAEWGSVVVMETQTGRLLAVANAPAFDPATKRGQPGNDPRLLNYAFRYLIEPGSTLKVITAAALLEEGKATLETRVEAPMQRKVADAVIRDVVRHPETLTLAEVLAYSSNVGISTLAEALEPETLYRYFERLHLTDPDLLTPLYVERPLVNGPESWGPVEFANATFGQGLAITPLHLAAAFNAIANDGVFVRPSLFEPAGAPQTARVFQPEVARALREVLSAYNAPLARLEGYVLGGKTGTAQVAVDGRYSREVFTALYAGFVPADRPRATVVVVLYHPRTSIYGSRVAAPIYRALAEGLLAYWGIPPERGKLVNGE